CTACTCTACCCCCCCTTTACGCCCAGCATGCCCAAAGGGCTTACCCGTAAAGACAATATATTCGATGCCGTATCCCGTAAGGACTACCTGCTGCAGCACCCGTTTGAGTCCTTCGCTCCGGTCATACAGCTGTTGCGCCAGGCCGCCAAAGACCCCAATGTGGTCGCCATTAAACAAACCCTTTACCGCTCTGGTGGTATCAAATCATCCATTGTCGATGCGCTAATCGATGCCGCCCGTAACGGTAAAGAAGTAACCGCCATTGTTGAGCTGCGGGCACGCTTCGATGAAGAGGAGAACCTTGAGCTCGCCAGCCGCCTGCAGGAGGCCGGCGCGGTAGTGGTGTATGGCGTGGTGGGCTACAAAACCCACTCCAAAATGATTCTTATCGTGCGCCGCGAAGGAGGTGATCTCAAACGCTATGTCCACCTCGGCACCGGTAACTACCACAGTGGCAATGCCCGGCTATACACCGATTACTCATTACTTACGGCCCATCACGCACTGTGCGAAGACGTGCACCGTGTTTTCCAACAGCTAACCGGTATGGGTAAAACCGAGCGTATGAATAAACTGCTGCACGCCCCCTTTACCCTCAAACGCCAGCTAGTGCGCCTGATCGATGGTGAGGTAAAAGCCCACAAAGAGGGCAAGCCCGCTCACATCATTTTGAAATGCAACGGTCTCACTGAACCCAAAATAATACAGGCCCTGTATAAAGCCTCCCAGGCAGGCGTGCCCATCGACCTCATTATTCGCGGTATGTGCTGCCTTCGCCCAGGGATTCCAGGCGTTTCCGACACAATCCGCGTACGCTCCATTGTAGGGCGGTTCCTGGAACACACCCGCACCTACTATTTTGCCAACAATGAACATACCGTTTTTTGCGCCAGCGCAGACCTGATGGAACGCAACCTCAACCACCGGGTAGAAACCTGTTTCCCCATATTACAGCCCGAATTGGCAGAAAGAATACACCGTGAGCTAAACCTGTACTTACAAGACAACCTGCGTAGCTGGCAGCTCGATACCGAGGGCCGTTACAGCGTAAACAGCCGCAAGGCCGAAGAGCCAGTAGTCGGCGCTCAGGATGAACTGCTTAGCTTGCTAGCCCAATAATCATGCAATTGATCACCATCAAGCCCCTGATCTTTCGTCGCTAATGAGCCCCTACTAGGTTATTTGGCCTTGTATCGAAATCGGGCTATCCTTATCATTACCGCCTATTTCCGCAATCCCCCCCCCCCATTTGGAGAATCAAAATATGAGTGACGCGATCGTCCACACAAGCGATGCCAACTTCGAACAAGACGTATTGTCTTCTGAAGGCCCTGTACTGGTTG
The Teredinibacter franksiae DNA segment above includes these coding regions:
- the ppk1 gene encoding polyphosphate kinase 1 produces the protein MPEQEVTPLSSESSDQVSLDNNSYYINRELSHLSFNQRVLAQALDENHPLLERLKFLLIFSSNLDEFFEIRVAGLMQSIKFERETTGPDGMHPSEVLREISDICHRTVEQQYRTLNDILIPAMEKESIRFLRRRKWTDEQTQWVEQFIEKEVLPIISPIGIDPAHPFPRLVNKSLNFIVKLEGKDAFGRDLNYAIVPAPRTLPRVIKLPDGLGKPGHNFVFLSSMIHANAEKIFPGMKVLGCYQFRITRNADLDVDIEGIADLARALRGELHSRRFGTAVRVEVADNCPEELTQFLLSEVGLTEKELYRVHGPVNLKRLMKVPGQVGRPDLLYPPFTPSMPKGLTRKDNIFDAVSRKDYLLQHPFESFAPVIQLLRQAAKDPNVVAIKQTLYRSGGIKSSIVDALIDAARNGKEVTAIVELRARFDEEENLELASRLQEAGAVVVYGVVGYKTHSKMILIVRREGGDLKRYVHLGTGNYHSGNARLYTDYSLLTAHHALCEDVHRVFQQLTGMGKTERMNKLLHAPFTLKRQLVRLIDGEVKAHKEGKPAHIILKCNGLTEPKIIQALYKASQAGVPIDLIIRGMCCLRPGIPGVSDTIRVRSIVGRFLEHTRTYYFANNEHTVFCASADLMERNLNHRVETCFPILQPELAERIHRELNLYLQDNLRSWQLDTEGRYSVNSRKAEEPVVGAQDELLSLLAQ